GGCCGAGGCTACCCGCAGGCGGCAGGCAGGCCGCCCGGTTATCTCCATGGCGGTTGGACAGCCAGGCCACCCGGCACCGCAGGCGGCGCTTGAAGCCGCCCGCAAGGCGCTGGAAGGGGGCCGCATCGGCTATACGGATGCGCTGGGCATGACGGGGCTGCGCCAGGCGCTTGCCGAGGAATATCGCCGCCGGCACAATGTCTCGGTCGACTGGAACCGGATCGTCGTGACAACCGGTTCATCTGCCGGCTTCAATCTCGCCTTCCTCTCCCTCTTTGACGTTGGCGACGCCGTGGCGATTGCCAGACCCGGCTACCCCGCTTATCGCAGCATCCTCGCCGCCCTCGGCCTCAAGGTCGTCGAGGTCGCCGTCGGCCCGGACACCGGCTTCACCCTGACACCTGAAAGTCTGGAACGCGCTCAGGCAGAAGCCGGTGTTCGCCTCAAGGGCGTCCTGCTCGCAAGCCCCGCCAACCCGACAGGCACCGTCACGACCAGGGTGCAGCTGAAGGCTGTCTACGACTACTGCCAGGGCCAAGGCATCACCCTGATCTCTGACGAGATCTACCATGGCCTGACCTACGGCTCCGAAGAGACGACGGCGCTGGAGATCGGCGACGAGGCCGTGATCATCAATTCCTTCTCCAAGTATTATTGCATGACCGGCTGGCGCATCGGCTGGATGGTCTTGCCCCAAGAACTGGTCCGCCCCGTCGAATGCGTCGCCCAGAGCCTCTACATCTCGGCGCCTGAACTTTCACAGATCGCCGCGCTTGCGGCCCTGAGCGCAACCGTGGAACTGGAGCACTACAAGGCGGCCTGCCGGGCCAATCGCGACTTCCTAATGGACCGACTGCCAGCGCTTGGCCTGCCGTTGCTCTCGCCGATGGACGGCGCATTCTACGCCTATGTCGATGCGACGCGCTTCACCAATGACAGCATGGCTTTTGCCAAGAAGATCCTCGCGGAGACGGATGTTGCCGTCACGCCGGGGCGTGATTTCGACCCGGCGGAGGGCCATCTGGCGCTGCGCCTCTCCTATGCGGGCACGATGGCGGAGATGGTCGAGGCGACCGACCGGCTTGAGAAATGGCTGCCACGAAGCGATTAGGCAGTGAGCGAAATGGATTCGCGATCAAGGCCTTCGCAGCGGAACGTGAATCAGATTGCGAACCGGCTCACGCGGTCTCTGAACTCCGCAGCCTGATGGAAACGGGAAGCGCGCATATGCCGATCGAAAGAATGAGCCCCTTCATCACCGCGCCCCAAATCCGGACGGAGCGAACCATTCTCAGGGCCCATCGCCTCGAAGATTTCGGTCCGATGCTCGCCATGTGGCAGGATGAGGCCGTCTACCGCCATATCTTGGGTCGCCCTTCGACAGGCAGTGAGACCTGGTCGCGGCTTCTCCGCTATATCGGCCATTGGACAGCACTCGGCTTTGGCT
This DNA window, taken from Peteryoungia algae, encodes the following:
- a CDS encoding aminotransferase class I/II-fold pyridoxal phosphate-dependent enzyme, whose translation is MISISKRSAVEPFHAMDILAEATRRRQAGRPVISMAVGQPGHPAPQAALEAARKALEGGRIGYTDALGMTGLRQALAEEYRRRHNVSVDWNRIVVTTGSSAGFNLAFLSLFDVGDAVAIARPGYPAYRSILAALGLKVVEVAVGPDTGFTLTPESLERAQAEAGVRLKGVLLASPANPTGTVTTRVQLKAVYDYCQGQGITLISDEIYHGLTYGSEETTALEIGDEAVIINSFSKYYCMTGWRIGWMVLPQELVRPVECVAQSLYISAPELSQIAALAALSATVELEHYKAACRANRDFLMDRLPALGLPLLSPMDGAFYAYVDATRFTNDSMAFAKKILAETDVAVTPGRDFDPAEGHLALRLSYAGTMAEMVEATDRLEKWLPRSD